The Agrococcus carbonis sequence CCACGAGGCCCCCCGAGGCAATGGAGCCAGCCATGACCGACATCCCCGCCTACAAGCTCGACCCCGCGCCGCAGGGGGAGCACACGATCTCCGGCCCGACGCGCATCGAGCGCGACTCGCTCGGCGAGCTGCCGGTGCCGGCCGACGCCTACTGGGGCATCCACACCGAGCGCGCGCTGCAGAACTTCCCCATCACGGGCCGCTCCATCTCGGTCTACTCCGACCTCGTCAACGCGCTCGCGGTCGTCAAGCAGGCGTGCGCGCGCGCGAACCGCGAGATCGGCTCGCTCGATCCCGACAAGGCCGACCTCATCGACCGCGTCTGCCGACGCATCCGCGGCGGCGAGCTGCACGACCAGTTCAAGGTCGGCGTCATCCAGGGCGGCGCGGGCACCTCGACCAACATGAACACCAACGAGGTCATCGCCAACGCGTGCCTCGTCGAGCTCGGCCACCCCAAGGGCGCGTACGAGCACTTCAGCCCGATCGACGACGTCAACCGCTCGCAGTCGACCAACGACACCTACCCGACCTCCATCAAGGTCGCGATGTCGTTCACGCTGCGCCGCCTGCTCGACGAGCTGGCCCGGCTGACGGATGCGTTCGACCGCAAGGGCGACGAGTTCCGGGACGTGCTCAAGGTCGGCCGCACCCAGCTGCAGGACGCCGTGCCCATGACGCTCGGCCAGGAGTTCCACGGCTTCGCCGTGACGCTGCGCGAGGACTACGACCGCTTGAGCGAGACCATCCAGTGGCTCAGCGAGGTCAACCTCGGCGCGACCGCGATCGGCACCGGCATCACCGCCGACCCCCGCTACGCCGAGGCCGCCGCGCGCCACCTCGCCGAGCTCACGGGCCTCCCGATCGTCACCGCGAGCGACCTCATCGAGGCGACGAGCGACACGGGCGTGTTCATGACCCTCTCGGGCGTGCTCAAGCGCTGCGCCGTGAAGCTCTCGAAGATCTGCAACGACCTGCGGCTGCTCTCGTCGGGGCCGCAGGCCGGCTTCGGCGAGATCATGCTGCCCGCGAAGCAGGCGGGCTCGTCGATCATGCCGGGCAAGGTCAACCCCGTCATCCCCGAGGTCGTGAACCAGGTCGCGTTCGCGGTCATCGGGTCGGATGCGACGGTCACCGCGGCCTCCGAGGGCGGGCAGCTGCAGCTCAACGCCTTCGAGCCCGTGATCGCCCACTCGATCCTGCAGAGCCTGCACTGGATGACGCAGGCGTGCATGACGCTGCGCGTCAACTGCGTCGACGGCATCGAGGCCAACCGCGAGCGGCTCGACGTCATGGTCGGCACGTCGGTCGGCGTGGTCACCGCGCTCACGCCCTACCTCGGCTACGCCGATTCGGCGAAGCTCGCGCACCAGGCGCTCACGAGCCACCAGTCGATCGCCGACCTCGTCGTCGAGGCGGGGCTCATGGATCGCGAGCGGGTCGAGAAGCTGCTGCAGCCGGCGCGGCTGTCGGGCCTCGAGCCCGTCACGCAGTCGATCCCGGTCATCAGCATCGACGACGACGAGTAGCGCCGCTCGGTACGCTCCTCGCGTGAGTGCCCCCGCCCCGCTGTCGCCGCTCGTCCGCACCGGCGGCCCGAACGTCGGGCTCATCCTCGGCGTGATCGGCGTCGTCGTGCTCGGGCTCGCCTCGTTCGGCGTCATCCTCATCCTCGGCGGCGCGATCGGCAGCCCCATCACGGTCGCGCTCGCCGGCGTCATGGCCCTGTTCCCGCTCGGCTTCGTGATCTGGGCGGTGCTCGCGATCGATCGCTGGGAGCCCGAGCCCCGCATCGCGATGTGGTTCTCGGCGCTGTGGGGCGGGGTCGCGGCGGTGCTCCTGACGCTGTGGCTCAACGAGGCGGTGCTGCAGCCGCTCGTCGTGCCGCACCTCGACACGCAGGAGCAGTTCGAGCTCTACGCCACGGTCGTCCAGGCGCCGATCACCGAGGAGCTGTGGAAGGCCGTCCCGGTCGTGATCATGTTCCTGTTCTTCCGCAGGACCTTCGACGGGCCGGTCGACGGCATCGTCTTCGCGGCGCTGTCGGCGGCCGGGTTCGCCTTCACCGAGAACATCCTCTACTTCGGCACCACGCTGTCCGACAGCGGCGACGGCTCGTTCATCTTCTTCCTCCGCGGCATCATGAGCCCGCTGACCCACGCGATCTTCACCGCCGTCGGCGTCGGCCTCGCGCTCGGGCTCACGGCACGGCTGCGCTCGCGGTGGTGGATGCTGCTGACGTTCCCCGCGGGCTACCTCGTCTCGGCCGGCCTGCACGCGCTGTGGAACTCGGCGAGCTTCTGGGTGCCAGGCGGCACGATCGGCTTCTTCGTCTACTACCTCGTCGTGCAGGTGCCGCTGTGCGTGCTCGCGGCGGGGCTCGTGTGGCTGCTGCTGCGGCAGGAGATCCGCATCACCCGCGCGCGGCTGCACGACTACGGGCGCGCCGGCTGGTTCACGCCGCAGGAGGTCGAGCGGCTCGCGTCGGGCGACGGCCGCGCGCTCCTCATGGCCTGGGCGAGGCGGCGCGGGCTCGGCCGGCACATGCACGCCTACATCCAGACGGCGACCCGCCTCGCCAACCACCGGCAGCGCGCGCTCGTCGGCCGGCACGTCACCGGCCACGCCGCCGACGAGGCGTCGCTGCTCGCGACGCTCATGCACCACCGGCGCTCGATGCTCGGCGCCGCGCTCGGACCGTCGGTGCACGCGCCGCTCGGCGCACCGGTCGCCGCGCGGACGGGGGAGCGCGTGCAGCGCTTCGGCGACCTCGAGGGCTGGCCGCCCCGTCGATGAGCTGCGCCCCGCGGTCGCCGGATCCCTGGTAGTCTTGGCCGGTTGCCGTGAATCGGCCGCGGACAAAGAGCGCTCGTGCACTGGGCACGGGCACCGCGCTGCGAGGAGAGAGGGGTCTCACACATGAGCCTGAACGCAGAGATCAAGAAGGCCATCATCGAGGAGTACGCCACGCACGAGGGCGACACCGGGAGCCCCGAGGTGCAGGTCGCGATCCTGTCGCGCCGCATCAAGGACCTCACCGAGCACCTGAAGGAGCACAAGCACGACCACCACTCGCGTCGTGGCCTGCTGCTGCTCGTCGGTCAGCGTCGCCG is a genomic window containing:
- a CDS encoding aspartate ammonia-lyase yields the protein MTDIPAYKLDPAPQGEHTISGPTRIERDSLGELPVPADAYWGIHTERALQNFPITGRSISVYSDLVNALAVVKQACARANREIGSLDPDKADLIDRVCRRIRGGELHDQFKVGVIQGGAGTSTNMNTNEVIANACLVELGHPKGAYEHFSPIDDVNRSQSTNDTYPTSIKVAMSFTLRRLLDELARLTDAFDRKGDEFRDVLKVGRTQLQDAVPMTLGQEFHGFAVTLREDYDRLSETIQWLSEVNLGATAIGTGITADPRYAEAAARHLAELTGLPIVTASDLIEATSDTGVFMTLSGVLKRCAVKLSKICNDLRLLSSGPQAGFGEIMLPAKQAGSSIMPGKVNPVIPEVVNQVAFAVIGSDATVTAASEGGQLQLNAFEPVIAHSILQSLHWMTQACMTLRVNCVDGIEANRERLDVMVGTSVGVVTALTPYLGYADSAKLAHQALTSHQSIADLVVEAGLMDRERVEKLLQPARLSGLEPVTQSIPVISIDDDE
- the rpsO gene encoding 30S ribosomal protein S15; the protein is MSLNAEIKKAIIEEYATHEGDTGSPEVQVAILSRRIKDLTEHLKEHKHDHHSRRGLLLLVGQRRRLLGYLQDVDIERYRSLIERLGLRR
- a CDS encoding PrsW family intramembrane metalloprotease, with product MSAPAPLSPLVRTGGPNVGLILGVIGVVVLGLASFGVILILGGAIGSPITVALAGVMALFPLGFVIWAVLAIDRWEPEPRIAMWFSALWGGVAAVLLTLWLNEAVLQPLVVPHLDTQEQFELYATVVQAPITEELWKAVPVVIMFLFFRRTFDGPVDGIVFAALSAAGFAFTENILYFGTTLSDSGDGSFIFFLRGIMSPLTHAIFTAVGVGLALGLTARLRSRWWMLLTFPAGYLVSAGLHALWNSASFWVPGGTIGFFVYYLVVQVPLCVLAAGLVWLLLRQEIRITRARLHDYGRAGWFTPQEVERLASGDGRALLMAWARRRGLGRHMHAYIQTATRLANHRQRALVGRHVTGHAADEASLLATLMHHRRSMLGAALGPSVHAPLGAPVAARTGERVQRFGDLEGWPPRR